The DNA region ACGGGGTCATATCCACCGCCAACGGAACCGATGATGTCGAGTTGCAAGCTGTACTGGCGACCAAAGGTGACAGTACCCAGATCATTGTTGGACAAGCCAACCAAAGCCATGCGGTTGAACAGCTGACCATTCAGCGCTGTGTCTGCGATCATGGCGCGGTTATTGACACCACCAACAGCTGTATTACCACCAGCCAAGCCAGAAGTTGCCACGCTGCCAGTACCCAGGCTGAATGCGGATTCCAGTTGGAAGATCGCGCTGTTGCCGTCACCCAGGTCTTCGCTGCCCTTGATACCCCAGCGCGATTGCGACTCGCCACCGTTCATCATGCCGCGCACAGTACCGACACGCGCGTTATTGCCGTTACCAGTTGGGTTGGCACCGGTCACGAATTGCGAGCTGAAGTTACCAGCGTTGGTCATTTGAGCAACGCCCACATCCAACACGCCGTACAGGCTGACGCTGGTGCTGCCCGAATTGACGGTCAGGTCAGAAGCAAATGCCGGTGCCGAGAAAGCGGCGGCAACAGCCAATGCGATAATTTTCTTTTGCATGTCTTATGAACTCCTATATGTAGATATCAACAAACCGGTAAACTCCCAAACCGCCTGCACTGCAATTATTAAGGTTACGTTACAAACCTTACAGTCAGCTTACGTCAGTCTGGGTTCGCCTCATCGGCAAGCAAGCCCACCGATGCATTCAACCAAATTCCCCTGAGTGAGAATTCGCGGCGGATTATGCCTAAAAAATTATTTAAATCCGGCTTGTCATAAATAATTCACACAGACTGTGTCTATTGCGCAACAGCACAACGACTCGGCATTAAATTTGAATTTAAATTGCATAAAGGAATTGTTAATTTTCGCGCAAAACCCCAATGGCAAAGGCCTTTTATTAACAGTGCCATTATGTTCAACGGCAATTGCGCAACAAAAAACTCACCTGACGAGCGCGCATTTCGCTGCGACGCTCGATCGTTTTTTCAGCGATGTGCCCTGCTCCCTCTCGATTCAAAAAACCGTCATATCGATTCGCTGCATATCGCACTCACCATTGTCAGCTTGCAACCAACCCAACAACACAGCAGACATTCTGGTAGTCTGAGCATGCAGTACGCGCGATCCTGAAATCGAAAAAAGGCCCCTCCCCCCAAAAGGGGAGAGTGGGATGGGGGAGGGGCAGGGAAAACGCTTGCTGGTGATACCGGATACGTTGCATATCCGGGGTGGTTGCGGCGGCCGGACTCACCTCGATCCGGCTGCCGTGGTCGCCAGGATCCTGGCCGCACATCATTGCATTTCGTCATTCCGGCGCAGGCCGGAATCCAGTCAATCAAAGCTCCCTTGCATCGCAAGGACAAACACAAAAGGCTTATTGGATAAACACGCTGGATTCCGGCCTGCGCCGGAATGACGGATTTATCGCGATATGTTTATTTCCCGGAGTTTCCTTTCTCGGCCAACCTGCGCCAGGTCTCGACCAGCGTATCCGGATTGAGCGACATGGTCTGGATACCGGTCTCCATCAGCCACTGCGCAAAATCGAAATGGTCGGATGGCCCCTGTCCGCAGATGCCGACATATTTGTGCAGGCGATTGCAGGTGGAGATCGCCATCTTCAGCAATGCCTTCACCGCCGCATCGCGCTCGTCGAAACGATCCGCCACCAGGCTGGAATCGCGATCCAGTCCCAGTGTCAATTGCGTGAGATCGTTGGAGCCGATGGAGAACCCGTCGAAGTACTGCAGGAACTCTTCCGCCAGCAGCGCGTTGGAAGGGATCTCGCACATCATGATCAGGCGCAAGCCTTTTTCGCCGCGCTTCAGGCCATGCTTCTCCAGGGTGGCGACGACCTCCTTCGCTTCCTGCACGGTGCGCACGAACGGGATCATCAACTCGACGTTGGAGTAACCCAGTTTCTCGCGCACGCGCTTCATGGCACGGCATTCCAGCTCGAAGCAGTCGCTGAAGTTCGCCGCGACATAGCGCCCGGCACCGCGAAAACCGATCATCGGATTCTCTTCCATCGGCTCGTAGATCTCGCCGCCCAGCAGCTTGCGGTATTCGTTCGACTTGAAATCGGACAGCCGCACGATCACCGGCTTGGGCCAGAAAGCCGCCGCCAGCGTGGACACGCCTTCGGCGATCTTCTCGACATAGAACTCGACCGGGTCGGCATAACCTGCCGACCGCTGCATCACCGCATCGTGCAATTTGCCCGGCAGCTTGTTGTACTCCAGCACCGCCTTCGGATGGATGCCGATCAGGTTGTTGATGATGAATTCGAGACGCGCCAGGCCGACGCCGGCCGACGGCAGCTGCGCGAACTCGAACGCCAGCGTGGGATTGCCGACGTTGAGCATCAGCTTGACCGGGATGGGCGGCAATGCGTCCTCGCTGTGCACGACGATCTCGAACGGCAGTTTGCCGTGATACACATAGCCGGTGTCGCCCTCGGCGCAGGAAGCGGTGACGGTCTCGCCGTCCTGCAGCGCGGTGGTGGCATCGCCGCAGCCGACGATGGCCGGGATGCCCAGCTCGCGCGCGATGATGGCGGCATGGCAGGTGCGTCCGCCGCGATTGGTGATGATGGCGGAGGCTTTCTTCATCACCGGCTCCCAGTTCGGGTCGGTCATGTCGGTGACCAGCACATCGCCGGCCTGCACCTTGTCCATCTCGGCAGTACTGGCAACGATGCGCACGCGGCCAGCACCGATCTTCTGGCCGATGGCGCGGCCCTCGACCAGCACATCGCCGCGCTGCTGCAGGCGATATCTTTCCGTGCTGCCGTTGCCTGCATTCGACTTCACCGTCTCGGGGCGCGCCTGCAGGATATACAGTTTGCCGTCCAGGCCGTCCTTGCCCCATTCGATATCCATCGGGCGGCCGTAGTGCTGTTCGATGGAAACCGCATAGCGCGCCAGTTGCAGCACGTCCGCATCGGTCAGCGAGAAGCGAGCCTGTTCGGCGGCCGGCACCGGTTCGATGCGCGTGGAGCGGCCAGCCGAGCGCTGTTCGTCGAACACCATGCGCTGCTGCTTGGAGCCTAGCGCGCGGCGGATCAGTGCGGGAAAGCCCGCCGCCAGCTGCGGCTTGTGCACATAGAATTCGTCCGGGTTGACCGCGCCCTGCACCACCATTTCGCCCAGGCCGTAGGACGAGGTGATGAACACCGCGTCGCGGAAACCGGATTCGGTATCCAGCGTGAACATCACGCCGGAGGCGCCCAGGTCGGAGCGCACCATGCGCTGCACGCCGGCCGACAAGGCCACGTCGGCATGGGTGAAATCCTTGTGCACGCGGTAGGAAATGGCGCGGTCGTTATACAGCGAGGCGAACACCTCGCGGATCGCGTGCAGGATGTTGTCGATGCCGTGGATGTTGAGGAAGGTCTCCTGCTGTCCCGCGAACGAGGCGTCCGGCAAGTCTTCCGCCGTGGCCGAAGAGCGCACCGCGAAGCTGCCCTCGCCCTCGGCGGACAATTTTGCATAGTGACTGCGGATCTCGTCTTCCAGACGCTTTGGCAGCGGTGCGTCGACGATCCAGCCGCGTATCTTGCGGCCGGCCTCGGCCAGCGCCGTGACGTCTTCCACATTCAGCGTGGCCAGCGCCTGTTCGATGCGCTTGTCCAGCCCGTCGTTGGCCAGGAAATCGCGATAAGCCTGGGCCGTGGTGGCGAAGCCGCCGGGCACCAGCACACCCGACGAACTGAGGTTGGAGATCATCTCGCCGAGCGAGGCGTTCTTTCCGCCCACCTCCGGGATGTTCGCAATACCCAGAGACTGGAATGGAATGACATAGGGTTGCATGTACTTCTCCTGTGTTGATTAACCGCGTTTCATCTCACGCGCTGCGCCTGCCGGCAGCGTGATGCCCGGGGGCGAATTCTAGTACGAGCCGGCGCAATCGGGACGTCAATGATGTCCCGATTTTTCGCAGGTATCGCCGGCACACTTGCCGCAGCATCCCTCGCCCATCCGGCGTGCCGAACCGAATTCCGGATGCCGCTGCGCAAAGCGGTTGGCTGCGGCCTGCACAAGGACCCACGCCACCATCACAAAGAGCAGAAAACCGATCGTATACAGATAAGTCATTCACCGCCTCCTATTCCGGAAAACCCCATGAACGACAGTGACAACAAGCCGCCGATCACCACGCTGAGGGCCGCGCCCTGCACCAGCGTCGGCACGTTGGAGAGCTGCATGCGTTCGCGTACGCCGGCCATCAGCACCAGCGCCAGGGTGAAGCCGAGGCCGCCGCCGATGCTGTAAGCCAGCGACTGCGCAAAGTTGTATTGGCGCGCCGTCTGGAACAGCGCCACGCCGAGCACCGCGCAGTTGGTGGTGATCAGCGGCAGGTAGATGCCCAGCTGCCGGAACAGTTCGGGGAAGGTCTTCTTCACGAACATCTCCACCAGTTGCACCGCGCAGGCGATGACCGTGATGAAAGTGATCACGCTGAGGAATTCCAGATGGAAATGCACCAGCACCATGTTCAGGAAATACGCCGACACCGACGACACCAGGATCACGAACGCGGTGGCGATCCCCATCGGGAACGCGGTGCTGAGTTTCTGCGACACACCCAGGAACGGGCACATGCCGAGGAACATCGCCAGCACGAAATTGCCGGGCAGGATGGTGGTCAGCAGGATATTGGCAACGCTGTCGTTGTTCATGATTGCACCTCCCCGAGTTGCGCATTGCGTCTGCTGTTGATGTGGCGGAAGGCGGCGAACAGGATGAGCCAGAACGCCAGCACGAAGAAGCCGCCCGGCGGCAGCACCATCACCACCCAGGGCTGGAAGTGCGCGCCGAACAGCGAGATACCGAACAGCTTGCCGGCGCCGAGCACCTCGCGCACGCAGCCGATGGCGAACAGTCCCAGCGTGAATCCGAGCCCCATGCCGATGGCATTCAACGTGGCCGGCAGCGGCGGGTTCTTGGCGGCATGCGCTTCGGCCCGCCCGAGCAGGATGCAGTTGGCCACGATCAGCTTGATGTAGGCGCCGAGCGCCTCGTACAGGTCGAGGCTGATCGCCTGGATCGCATAATCCACCACGGTGACGAAGGTCGCGATGATGACGATGTAGCTGGCGATGCGCACCTGCTTGGGTATGGAGTGGCGCAACAGCGAGACAAGCAGGCAGGAGGTCCCCAGCACAAAGGTGGTGGCCAGCCCCATGGAGATGGCATTCACCGCCGACACGGTGACGGCGAGGGTCGGGCACATGCCCAGCACCATGACGAAGATCGGATTCTGCCGCCAGAGCCCGTCGAGGAATTCATCGAAACTGGAAGGTGCGCTCATGATGGTTTCCTTAATTGATCGAGATGCGGCAGCAGCCTGGGCAACAGCTTCTGCGCGGATTCGTTAATCCCCCGGCCGACCGCCTTGGAAGTCACCGTTGCCCCGGCAATCGCATCGATCTGCCAGGGGCTGGTCTTGGTGCCGTGCTTGACCGTCTTCACCGCGTTGGCCAGGCTCTGCAGATCGGCCGACAGGCGCACGTCCAGCGCCTCGAAGTTCTGCAGGAACGCCTGGTCGGTGAGTATCTTGTCGCCAATGCCCGGCGTCTCGCGCATGGAGATCACGCCGATGCCGGTGATGGCCTGCTTGTCCACGTCATATGCATAGAGGATGCGAACCTGGTCGGCATAGCCGGAAGAAGAGGCTTCCGCCGCGATGCCCGCCAGCCTGTCGGCGGCATCGTACACCGCGTAGAACACCAGCGCGCCGGCCGGCGGCAGGTCCTGGCCCGCTGCCGGGACGATCCCGCTGCCGGTGGCGAAATACGGTACCACGCTCTTCGCCTGCGGCAGGACCTTGAACACCTGCCGCTCCAGCGCCAGTTTCTTGTTGGCGTTCACGGCCGGCAGCGTGAACTGGTAGACACCGACGATGATGATGCCGCAAATGACCGACACCAGTCCCAGCGTGCGCACCATCTCGAAACTCGGCGAAGTTTGCTCAGGCGTGTCGCTCATGATTTATCCCGTTTGCCGCCAAGAATGCGGGGTTGATTGAACTGGTCCAGCAATGGTCCGGCCGCGTTGGCAATCAGGATGGCGTACATGACGCCTTCGGTCAGGCCGCCGAAGTAGCGGATCACCACAGTGAGTATCCCGATCAGGGCGCCGTACAGCCAGATGCCGCGCGGTGTCACCGGCGAGGTCGCCATGTCGGTCGCCATGAACCACGCGCCCAGCATCAGCCCGCCGGACAGCAACACGAACAGCGGCGTGGGATAGCGTTCGGGTTGCGCCAGGTGGAAAGCCCAGGCCAGCAGCATCGCGCTGCCCAGCACCGCCACCGGGATGCGCCAGTCGAGGAACTTGCGCGCGGCCAGATACAGGCCGCACAGCAGGATCAGGATGGCCGAGGTCTCCCCCGCACTGGCCGTGATATGGCCGGTCAGGAAATCCATGGCGGACGGTGTGATGTTCTCGAACTTCCAGCGCGCCAGCGGGGTCGCGCCGGTGAACGCGTCCACCCCCTGCTGCCTGACCCACGATGCAATGTCGGGCGGTGCCATGAACGGTGCGGCGAGCGAGGATGGAATGAACTCGCCGAAGCGCTGCGCCGCAAACGCCGGCGCCCAGGTACTGATCGCGGTCGGGAAAGCGGCCTGCACGAAAGCGCGGCCGATCAGCGCCGGATTGAACGGGTTCTGCCCGAGGCCGCCGAACAGCGACTTGCCCAGCCAGATCGCGGCGAAGCCGGCCACTGCGCCCATCCACAACGGGAACGCGGGAGGCAGCGTGAGCGCGAGCAACACGCCGGTGATGGTGGCACTCCAATCGGACAGCGTATTGCCCGCGCCGGAGATGCGGTTGTTGATGCGCTCGGCGACCAGGCAAGCCAGGGTGACCGTGACGATCAGCGCTGCGGCCGACAGGCCGTATTGCCACACCGAGAAAGCGCAGATCGGCAGCAGCGAATACACCACGTTGCGCATGATCACGGGGACATCGCGTCCGCTGTGCTGGTGCGGGGAGGTGCGCAGTTCCATGCTCATGCTGCCGCCCTTTCTCTGTTGACAGCCTTGGCGATACGGAATTGCTGCACCAGCGGGATATGCGAGGGACAGACGTAGCTGCAGCAGCCGCACTCGAAACAGCGATCCAGGTGGTAGCGCTCCGCCATCAGCGCATATTCGCGCTTGGCTGCCAGCAGCCCGAGCTGCGACGGGTTGAGGAATTTCGGGCAGACATTGAGGCATTCGCCGCACTTGATGCAGGCATAGCTGCGCTGCGTCTCTCCTGCGAGCTGCGCTTCACCGAATGCGAGCACGCCTGACGTGCCTTTGGTGACGGGCACATCCAGCGACGAGACGGTCGTGCCCATCATCGGGCCGCCGAGGATGATCTCCTTCGCACTGCTGCGCGCGCCGACCTGCTCCAGCAGGAAGCGCAACGGCGTGCCGATCGGCACGATGTAGTTGCCGGGCTTTTCCACGGCGGGACCGGCCACGGTCAATACGCGTTCGACGATGCCTTCGCCGGCCGGCAGCAGGCGCCCGAGATAGGCCAGCGTCATCACGTTGTTCACCAGCACGCCGATGGAAGCCGGGCGTTGCCCGGCGGGGATCTCGCGACCGAGCAGCGCGCAGATGATGGTGTCTTCCGCACCCTGCGGATATTTGGTCTCCAGCGCCTTAACCGTAATGCTGCCATCGGTGGGCAATGCCGCTTCAATGGCGGCGATGGCATCCGGCTTGTTGTCCTCAACGCCGATCACGGTGCGCGATGCACCGCTGACCTTCATCGCGATGCGGATGCCGCGCAGCAGGTCCTGCGTACGCTCCACCATGATGCGGTGGTCGCAGGTCAGGAACGGCTCGCACTCCGCACCGTTCACCACCATGGTGTCGATGGCCGTTTCCGGCGGCACATTGAGTTTGACGTGCGCCGGGAAAGTGGCGCCGCCCAGTCCGGAAATGCCGGTCTGCTGGATCGCCAGCAGCAGTTCCTGCTTGTCCAGTCCATCAATATCGCGCGGCGTCCCCACCTGCACTTCCTGGCCGTCGGCCTCGTACACGCGGATGGTGACCGACTCCACCATCTTGCCGCTGGCCGAAGGCATCAGCCCGATGGCCTCGACCACACCGGTGGCCGGTGCATGCACGGGCAGCGACATGAAGCCGTCCGGATCGGCAATGACCTGGCCGCGCAATACTTCCTGCCCCACCGCCACGCAGCACACGGCCGCCTTGCCGATATGCTGTGCCAGCGGCACGATCAATCGCGGCGCGAACGCCAGGCGGCGGATCGGCAGGCTGCCGGTCTCCTTGTGATAGGCCGGATGGATGCCGTGCTCGAAGGTCGCCGCACGTTTCAGGAATGGCAGTCGAATACCCATATCAGCCTCGCCTCAGTTGTACTTGGCCGCGCGCTGCTTCAGCTTGTCCAGGTTCGCCTCGTTCATGTTCCAGGGCGTTCCGGGGTGGATGACGCCGGCGGTGCATTTCTCCGCCGCCTTGACAAGGTCCAGATAACTGCCCGCCTTCGGATTGAGGACAACGATTTTTTTCGCTTCATTGTAGCCAAACACTTTCGGATTGATATTGATGCATTCGTCGCATGCCGTGCATTCCGGCGTATCGACCCACGCCGGTTCGTAGCCATCGGCCGCCCCCGTCACAGCCGCCGCCGCAACGGGCTGGACTGCATCGCTGGAACTGATGCCCAGTCCGGCCGAGAGCTTCTGGATCAGTTCCTGGCGTACGCGGCTGGCAATCGCTTCTTCGTCCACTTGCACAGCAGCACCAGTGCGCGTCACGTCTTTGAGCTGACGCCAGAACTGTTGCCGTTCTTCGCAGGCGCGCACCATCTCCACCGAGGTCAATACACGCATCAGGCGGTTCTTCTTGTCCACCGACCAGATGAACGGGAACTTGCCTTCGCGCTCGTCCTCGGGCAGCTTGAGGAAATCGCCCAGCAACACCATGTCGTCGTTCCAGGTTTCCGGCGGCGCCTTCTTGAACTGCTTGGCGAAACGCCCTTCGCTCAGGGCGAAATCGGCAAACGTCATTGGCAGCACCATCGTCTTCTTGTCGCCCTGCTCATCCTCATAGTGAAGGTTGTAGCTGGGCCAGTCGGCATCCAGCGCCGGATTGCCTTCGAGCGTGGCGCATTCGGAGAAGGTCACGCCCAGATCCGGGTTGTAGCGGAACAGCGGGAAAGCGCGCGACTCCACCGC from Sideroxyarcus emersonii includes:
- a CDS encoding chemotaxis protein, producing MTYLYTIGFLLFVMVAWVLVQAAANRFAQRHPEFGSARRMGEGCCGKCAGDTCEKSGHH
- the rsxC gene encoding electron transport complex subunit RsxC: MGIRLPFLKRAATFEHGIHPAYHKETGSLPIRRLAFAPRLIVPLAQHIGKAAVCCVAVGQEVLRGQVIADPDGFMSLPVHAPATGVVEAIGLMPSASGKMVESVTIRVYEADGQEVQVGTPRDIDGLDKQELLLAIQQTGISGLGGATFPAHVKLNVPPETAIDTMVVNGAECEPFLTCDHRIMVERTQDLLRGIRIAMKVSGASRTVIGVEDNKPDAIAAIEAALPTDGSITVKALETKYPQGAEDTIICALLGREIPAGQRPASIGVLVNNVMTLAYLGRLLPAGEGIVERVLTVAGPAVEKPGNYIVPIGTPLRFLLEQVGARSSAKEIILGGPMMGTTVSSLDVPVTKGTSGVLAFGEAQLAGETQRSYACIKCGECLNVCPKFLNPSQLGLLAAKREYALMAERYHLDRCFECGCCSYVCPSHIPLVQQFRIAKAVNRERAAA
- the rsxE gene encoding electron transport complex subunit RsxE; translation: MSAPSSFDEFLDGLWRQNPIFVMVLGMCPTLAVTVSAVNAISMGLATTFVLGTSCLLVSLLRHSIPKQVRIASYIVIIATFVTVVDYAIQAISLDLYEALGAYIKLIVANCILLGRAEAHAAKNPPLPATLNAIGMGLGFTLGLFAIGCVREVLGAGKLFGISLFGAHFQPWVVMVLPPGGFFVLAFWLILFAAFRHINSRRNAQLGEVQS
- a CDS encoding FMN-binding protein, with amino-acid sequence MSDTPEQTSPSFEMVRTLGLVSVICGIIIVGVYQFTLPAVNANKKLALERQVFKVLPQAKSVVPYFATGSGIVPAAGQDLPPAGALVFYAVYDAADRLAGIAAEASSSGYADQVRILYAYDVDKQAITGIGVISMRETPGIGDKILTDQAFLQNFEALDVRLSADLQSLANAVKTVKHGTKTSPWQIDAIAGATVTSKAVGRGINESAQKLLPRLLPHLDQLRKPS
- a CDS encoding electron transport complex protein RnfA, whose translation is MNNDSVANILLTTILPGNFVLAMFLGMCPFLGVSQKLSTAFPMGIATAFVILVSSVSAYFLNMVLVHFHLEFLSVITFITVIACAVQLVEMFVKKTFPELFRQLGIYLPLITTNCAVLGVALFQTARQYNFAQSLAYSIGGGLGFTLALVLMAGVRERMQLSNVPTLVQGAALSVVIGGLLSLSFMGFSGIGGGE
- a CDS encoding RnfABCDGE type electron transport complex subunit D codes for the protein MSMELRTSPHQHSGRDVPVIMRNVVYSLLPICAFSVWQYGLSAAALIVTVTLACLVAERINNRISGAGNTLSDWSATITGVLLALTLPPAFPLWMGAVAGFAAIWLGKSLFGGLGQNPFNPALIGRAFVQAAFPTAISTWAPAFAAQRFGEFIPSSLAAPFMAPPDIASWVRQQGVDAFTGATPLARWKFENITPSAMDFLTGHITASAGETSAILILLCGLYLAARKFLDWRIPVAVLGSAMLLAWAFHLAQPERYPTPLFVLLSGGLMLGAWFMATDMATSPVTPRGIWLYGALIGILTVVIRYFGGLTEGVMYAILIANAAGPLLDQFNQPRILGGKRDKS
- the ppsA gene encoding phosphoenolpyruvate synthase; this encodes MQPYVIPFQSLGIANIPEVGGKNASLGEMISNLSSSGVLVPGGFATTAQAYRDFLANDGLDKRIEQALATLNVEDVTALAEAGRKIRGWIVDAPLPKRLEDEIRSHYAKLSAEGEGSFAVRSSATAEDLPDASFAGQQETFLNIHGIDNILHAIREVFASLYNDRAISYRVHKDFTHADVALSAGVQRMVRSDLGASGVMFTLDTESGFRDAVFITSSYGLGEMVVQGAVNPDEFYVHKPQLAAGFPALIRRALGSKQQRMVFDEQRSAGRSTRIEPVPAAEQARFSLTDADVLQLARYAVSIEQHYGRPMDIEWGKDGLDGKLYILQARPETVKSNAGNGSTERYRLQQRGDVLVEGRAIGQKIGAGRVRIVASTAEMDKVQAGDVLVTDMTDPNWEPVMKKASAIITNRGGRTCHAAIIARELGIPAIVGCGDATTALQDGETVTASCAEGDTGYVYHGKLPFEIVVHSEDALPPIPVKLMLNVGNPTLAFEFAQLPSAGVGLARLEFIINNLIGIHPKAVLEYNKLPGKLHDAVMQRSAGYADPVEFYVEKIAEGVSTLAAAFWPKPVIVRLSDFKSNEYRKLLGGEIYEPMEENPMIGFRGAGRYVAANFSDCFELECRAMKRVREKLGYSNVELMIPFVRTVQEAKEVVATLEKHGLKRGEKGLRLIMMCEIPSNALLAEEFLQYFDGFSIGSNDLTQLTLGLDRDSSLVADRFDERDAAVKALLKMAISTCNRLHKYVGICGQGPSDHFDFAQWLMETGIQTMSLNPDTLVETWRRLAEKGNSGK